The DNA region tgtacaaacgctggatatctgcaaggctgaagatgacgaccttgtacaagcgctggatatctgcaaggctgaagatgacgaccttgcacaagcgctggatatctgcaaggctgaagatgacgaccttgcacaagcgctggatatctgcaaggctgaagatgacgaccttgcacaagcgctggatatctgcaaggctgaagatgacgaccttgcacaagcgctggatatctgcaaggctgaagatgacgaccttgcacaagcgctggatatctgcaaggctgaagatgacgagcttgcacaagcgctggatatctgcaaggctgaagatgacgaccttgtacaagcgctggatatctgcaaggctgaagatgacgaccttgtaaaagcgctggatatctgcaaggctgaagatgacgaccttgtaaaagcgctggatatctgcaaggctgaagatgacgaccttgtacaagcgctggatatctgcaaggctgaagatgacgaacttgtacaagcgcatgatatctgcaaggctgaagatgacgaacttgtacaagcgctggatatctgcaaggctgaagatgacgaacttgtacaagcgcatgatatctgcaaggctgaagatgacgaacttgtacaagcgcatgatatctgcaaggctgaaaatgacgaccttgtaaaagcgctggatatctgcaaggctgaagatgacgaccttgtacaagcgcatgatatctgcaaggctgaagatgacgaccttgtacaagcgcatGATATCTGCAAGGcagaagatgacgaccttgtacaagcgcatgatatctgcaaggctgaagatgacgaacttgtacaagcgctggatatctgcaaggctgaagatgacgaacttgtacaagcgctggatatctgcaaggctgaagatgacgaccttgtaaaagcgctggatatctgcaaggctgaagatgacgaacttgcaCAAGCGcatgatatctgcaaggctgaagataacgagcttgtaaaagcgttggccatccccaaggctgatgatgacgaacttgtaaaagcgctggatatctgcaaggctgaagatgacgagcttgtaaaagcgctggatatctgcaaggctgaagatgacaaacttgtaaaagcgctggatatctgcaaggctgatgatgacgagcttgtaaaagcgctggatatctgcaaggctgaagatgacgagcttgtaaaagcgctggatatctgcaaggctgaagatgacgaacttgtaaaagcgctggatatctgcaaggctgaagatgacgaacttgtaaaagcgctggatatctgcaaggctgaagatgacgagcttgtaaaagcgctggacatccccaaggctgaagatgacgagcttgtaaaagcgctggacatccccaaggctgaagatgacgagcttgtaaaagcgctggacatccccaaggctgaagatgacgagcttgtaaaagcgctggacatccccaaggctgaagatgacgagcttgtaaaagcgctggccatccccaaggctgaagatgacgagcttgtaaaagcgtTGGCCATTTCCATGGATGAAATTAACGACCTTGTCAAAGCGGTGGCCctctccaaggaagaaaatgacaactTTGTCAAAGCGCTGGCCTTCTCCAgtgaagaaaatgacgaccttaTCAAAgtgctggacatcttcatggaagaaaatgacgaccttgtgaaagcgctggacatcttcatggaagaaaataacgaccttgttAAAGAGCTGGTCATCCCCAACGTTGAAAATGGAGGACATGCCGCCCATGAATCTGAGGAAGTCGGTCCTGCAGATGACGAGCCCAATCTTCAAACGTCACTCGTTCCCGTCGAGGAGGCCAAGGATACAGATGACTTGGATTACAGTATTGAGCACGTTCCAGTCGACGGAATCTGTGACACTGACGAGGGCTATCTACAATAATGACCACGATATGCTCTACTGAGCTCGTTCCTGTTGAGGaatccacccctccccctccccatccttccccctccccatcattCCCCCCGGCgaaactcccctatcgtcggcctccctatcctcatctttccctcccatccttccccgacgtaactcccctatcgtcggcctccccatcctcatccttcgttctccccatcctttccctcccggcgtaactcccctatcgtcggcctccccttcTACCCCCCCTCCCCAGGCTTCCTCAACCCTGGCAGGCTCTCTCGGTCACCGGTGGTTCTTCGGGCCAAAGGTCTGGTACAATTTATCTTCGAGCCCGGAACATCTTGCACCAAACCGCGCTGTATTTCTCACgtttcttaaaacctttctatctatcagtaaattTATCCTAAAGGTACtgtagtatttccatttgaaactggccggtggggtgtagaCCTATGTGGGTCAGCACCGCCCCACatatctgccacacactctcaagacttctcgcttcctctcatatgtcagctacttaATACCTTTCACTTAATTTAATTAAATGGCTGGATAATCTAATATGGTCATAGTGTTGAGATTGtgtcgtttttaggataataacaaaaatgatgtATAAATACCGCGACACTGGACaacgttgggagagagagagagagagagagagagagagagagagagagagagagagagagagagagagagagagagagagcaaaacaacacACATTGACGTAAGAATATAACATGCGTAGGTGCTTAAGTTCTTGCGTTCGTCTCAGGTGTAAGGGAAGATAAGGGTTACCTGAATTACCTGAGGATTTATTAGCTCAACACCTGGTCGTGGGGGAAAGGCTCACgtgcccttttctttatcttatctgtatttattagtgTTCGACAGCCGATCATTAAGGAAGGGTTTTATAAGGGATTGGAGTTGGAATGTCACCCACTTCTGTTTTGTTCGTTTCCTGTTTGTGACGTGTTCTGGGGATtgtttttctatgtgtgtgttttttgtttttgtttttcgatatgatttgttttgttgctgttggttattgttgtttctgttattgttaggttcttttcttttctttttcttcgtcttcttatttttcttgttcttgctcttgttcttcttgttcttgttcttcattttgttatccatattattattattattattattattattattattattattattattattattattataattgttgttgttgttgttgttgttgttgttgcgtaaGGCACTGGTATGTTGGTATTAACTATAGAGGCATGTGGAATCTATGGTGTATTAAGGTGACTTacggctgttgttgttggtggtggtggtggtatttagaatcggtttgtttttttttgtttttttttgttgttgttgttgttgttttgctgaactgactttctactcatttgACCGGCTTATTAACTTGAGGTATTTTTCCTGTCTACTTTATTTAGTTTCTGTTAAACATAGATACTTGAATgcgaataaataaacacacacacacacacacacacacacacacacacacacacacacacacacacacacacacaccacatcattAATAGTATAAATGaatattctttaaaaaaaattacaatgatCCGAATGATTTTGTAAACCTGAACATTTCTACAGTTTGTACATGGCTCTAATacatattgttacgccaccccccctaccacacaccatacacgggcaggctggcggcgtgatccccaccagaacaaccacacgggcaccagtcacagcggcccacaccgaacaccgaggggaggagggaacggggcagggcacaaaggatacacgttcaacactaagttctagtttaatgacaggttcctcacacagtacagagtacagcaactttcaagggcacagaacagttagttaatcaggcacagtacaggggcacggcagccacgcacaccggatgcacaccgctcgcgagcggagcacacCGCTGAAccctctctcaagcccagacacgcgtcatCTCAACTacccctcagcgcctctcgctcgcccctctccactctgccgactcagcacttcctgcccggcggccggaggccccaggctcccctctgtctctcttgtcccaacaagtagagttgcaccatgctgagctaacattgcatcatgctacaatttcatcacattacacatacaatcattcacatacagcacattcgtaacactatctcccccttcagaaggcagtcgacccggctgccccaacattcaacaaacaaaacatgaaattaatcaaactaatcagtcccctgggacatcactaaagtctcttaaccatcccggccgacgcctctctcgccgagggcgccgctgggatgcgggcggcggcaggcaggcggtggcacccagagccgcgtcgtcggccccaagtacttgcccagggtcgtcactgacatctgccgcttcgcccgcaccgcccatgttctcgttcgccccttggtcaACCTCCGACAcgtcctcgtcgctgctgctggggcctacgtcctctccttcctcgccgTGGCCCCAGGAGTAGCGCCCTGGACCGTGGTAACGCCACAGCCGGTCCGCGTGGACAACAGACGGGCGCTTTCGTCCCCGTCGGATCCGGTAGGTGACGTCAGAGAGGGCTGCCACCACCGTGTACGgcccttcccaggggctctgtagcttcggcgagagccctcgtttacggcgggggttatgcagccacactctgtcacccacggagtacctcacgtccctcatgcgccggtcgtatgtctccttcatggcctggcctgccaccttgagcttgccccgtacgcgtcggtgcacctcagccagggtttcctgcagtgccgctgcgaagccagaggtgacggtgggcaagctcacgtcgggggggctgccccgtggccaaatccaccggtagcctgagctcccggccgaacattgaacacagaaaaatacatgcaatacacataaatcagtctgtcctccacagtctcttctcgcgcccccaaggggctccgcctgtcagccacgccgtcgaccagccgtcagtcctcagtgggctcttccacgccatccgccccacgtgacgctcgggacagtcgacaccggctcctggcctccaccctcggggcaaggtgccctcgcccagccgtgactacctccccacgcagccatgctcgaaaacctcctggaagcaaagggcaccattccggtcaccctctccagctcccgtccgaggccaccacgagccttactggcctgcgtcaggtagtcgaggcccagcaagcacggctcgtctcgatcggcgacatccatcggccggcgctccacagcgctgcctacgccgatacgagcctccactggcccctccagcagcacacactaccccgggtcaggccgcgccgaggactcctcagcccccggtgtccactgtcacgcgtcgtggctacaactgctaagcctcccactggcaacacgctggtcgggcggcggcagcttacacaaggcggggcccgagggcgggagacggctggaggtcggctcccttctccagcccgtccgcgcttcccacccgcgccgcgtccctgggcctgggacaggcactcaagcggtggcctgactggcca from Eriocheir sinensis breed Jianghai 21 unplaced genomic scaffold, ASM2467909v1 Scaffold1792, whole genome shotgun sequence includes:
- the LOC126990590 gene encoding uncharacterized protein LOC126990590 isoform X7; protein product: MGGMSSIFNVGDDQLFNKVVIFFHEDVQRFHKVVIFFHEDVQHFDKVVIFFTGEGQRFDKVVIFFLGEGHRFDKVVNFIHGNGQRFYKLVIFSLGDGQRFYKLVIFSLGDVQRFYKLVIFSLGDVQRFYKLVIFSLGDVQRFYKLVIFSLGDVQRFYKLVIFSLADIQRFYKFVIFSLADIQRFYKFVIFSLADIQRFYKLVIFSLADIQRFYKLVIISLADIQRFYKFVIFSLADIQRFYKLVIFSLADIQRFYKFVIISLGDGQRFYKLVIFSLADIMRLCKFVIFSLADIQRFYKVVIFSLADIQRLYKFVIFSLADIQRLYKFVIFSLADIMRLYKVVIFSLADIMRLYKVVIFSLADIQRFYKFVIFSLADIMRLYKFVIFSLADIQRLYKFVIFSLADIMRLYKFVIFSLADIQRLYKVVIFSLADIQRLYKVVIFSLADIQRLCKLVIFSLADIQRLCKVVIFSLADIQRLCKVVIFSLADIQRLCKVVIFSLADIQRLCKVVIFSLADIQRLCKVVIFSLADIQRLYKVVIFSLADIQRLYKVVIFSLADIQRFYKVVIFSLADIQRLYKVVIFSLADIQRLCKLVIFSLADIQRLYKVVIFSLGDGQRFYKFVIFSLADVQRFYEFVIISLADVQRLYKVVIFSLGDCQRFYKVVIITLADGQRFYKVVIFSLEDGQRFYKFVILFHEDVQRFDKVVNFIHGDGQRLNKVVIFFLGHGQRFDKVVIFFHEDVQRFYKVVIFIPGNGQRFD
- the LOC126990590 gene encoding uncharacterized protein LOC126990590 isoform X11 → MGGMSSIFNVGDDQLFNKVVIFFHEDVQRFHKVVIFFHEDVQHFDKVVIFFTGEGQRFDKVVIFFLGEGHRFDKVVNFIHGNGQRFYKLVIFSLGDGQRFYKLVIFSLGDVQRFYKLVIFSLGDVQRFYKLVIFSLGDVQRFYKLVIFSLGDVQRFYKLVIFSLADIQRFYKFVIFSLADIQRFYKFVIFSLADIQRFYKLVIFSLADIQRFYKLVIISLADIQRFYKFVIFSLADIQRFYKLVIFSLADIQRFYKFVIISLGDGQRFYKLVIFSLADIMRLCKFVIFSLADIQRFYKVVIFSLADIQRLYKFVIFSLADIQRLYKFVIFSLADIMRLYKVVIFSLADIMRLYKVVIFSLADIQRFYKFVIFSLADIMRLYKFVIFSLADIQRLYKFVIFSLADIMRLYKFVIFSLADIQRLYKVVIFSLADIQRFYKVVIFSLADIQRFYKVVIFSLADIQRLYKVVIFSLADIQRLCKLVIFSLADIQRLCKVVIFSLADIQRLCKVVIFSLADIQRLCKVVIFSLADIQRLCKVVIFSLADIQRLCKVVIFSLADIQRLYKVVIFSLADIQRLYKVVIFSLADIQRFYKVVIFSLADIQRLYKVVIFSLGDGQRFYKFVIFSLADVQRFYEFVIISLADVQRLYKVVIFSLGDCQRFYKVVIITLADGQRFYKVVIFSLEDGQRFYKFVILFHEDVQRFDKVVNFIHGDGQRLNKVVIFFLGHGQRFDKVVIFFHEDVQRFYKVVIFIPGNGQRFD
- the LOC126990590 gene encoding uncharacterized protein LOC126990590 isoform X23, giving the protein MGGMSSIFNVGDDQLFNKVVIFFHEDVQRFHKVVIFFHEDVQHFDKVVIFFTGEGQRFDKVVIFFLGEGHRFDKVVNFIHGNGQRFYKLVIFSLGDGQRFYKLVIFSLGDVQRFYKLVIFSLGDVQRFYKLVIFSLGDVQRFYKLVIFSLGDVQRFYKLVIFSLADIQRFYKFVIFSLADIQRFYKFVIFSLADIQRFYKLVIFSLADIQRFYKLVIISLADIQRFYKFVIFSLADIQRFYKLVIFSLADIQRFYKFVIISLGDGQRFYKLVIFSLADIMRLCKFVIFSLADIQRFYKVVIFSLADIQRLYKFVIFSLADIQRLYKFVIFSLADIMRLYKVVIFSLADIMRLYKVVIFSLADIQRFYKFVIFSLADIMRLYKFVIFSLADIQRLYKFVIFSLADIMRLYKFVIFSLADIQRLYKVVIFSLADIQRFYKVVIFSLADIQRFYKVVIFSLADIQRLYKVVIFSLADIQRLCKVVIFSLADIQRLYKVVIFSLADIQRLYKVVIFSLADIQRFYKVVIFSLADIQRLYKVVIFSLADIQRLCKLVIFSLADIQRLYKVVIFSLGDGQRFYKFVIFSLADVQRFYEFVIISLADVQRLYKVVIFSLGDCQRFYKVVIITLADGQRFYKVVIFSLEDGQRFYKFVILFHEDVQRFDKVVNFIHGDGQRLNKVVIFFLGHGQRFDKVVIFFHEDVQRFYKVVIFIPGNGQRFD
- the LOC126990590 gene encoding uncharacterized protein LOC126990590 isoform X17; the encoded protein is MGGMSSIFNVGDDQLFNKVVIFFHEDVQRFHKVVIFFHEDVQHFDKVVIFFTGEGQRFDKVVIFFLGEGHRFDKVVNFIHGNGQRFYKLVIFSLGDGQRFYKLVIFSLGDVQRFYKLVIFSLGDVQRFYKLVIFSLGDVQRFYKLVIFSLGDVQRFYKLVIFSLADIQRFYKFVIFSLADIQRFYKFVIFSLADIQRFYKLVIFSLADIQRFYKLVIISLADIQRFYKFVIFSLADIQRFYKLVIFSLADIQRFYKFVIISLGDGQRFYKLVIFSLADIMRLCKFVIFSLADIQRFYKVVIFSLADIQRLYKFVIFSLADIQRLYKFVIFSLADIMRLYKVVIFSLADIMRLYKVVIFSLADIQRFYKVVIFSLADIQRFYKVVIFSLADIQRFYKVVIFSLADIQRLYKVVIFSLADIQRLCKLVIFSLADIQRLCKVVIFSLADIQRLCKVVIFSLADIQRLCKVVIFSLADIQRLCKVVIFSLADIQRLCKVVIFSLADIQRLYKVVIFSLADIQRLYKVVIFSLADIQRFYKVVIFSLADIQRLYKVVIFSLADIQRLCKLVIFSLADIQRLYKVVIFSLGDGQRFYKFVIFSLADVQRFYEFVIISLADVQRLYKVVIFSLGDCQRFYKVVIITLADGQRFYKVVIFSLEDGQRFYKFVILFHEDVQRFDKVVNFIHGDGQRLNKVVIFFLGHGQRFDKVVIFFHEDVQRFYKVVIFIPGNGQRFD
- the LOC126990590 gene encoding uncharacterized protein LOC126990590 isoform X38; translation: MGGMSSIFNVGDDQLFNKVVIFFHEDVQRFHKVVIFFHEDVQHFDKVVIFFTGEGQRFDKVVIFFLGEGHRFDKVVNFIHGNGQRFYKLVIFSLGDGQRFYKLVIFSLGDVQRFYKLVIFSLGDVQRFYKLVIFSLGDVQRFYKLVIFSLGDVQRFYKLVIFSLADIQRFYKFVIFSLADIQRFYKFVIFSLADIQRFYKLVIFSLADIQRFYKLVIISLADIQRFYKFVIFSLADIQRFYKLVIFSLADIQRFYKFVIISLGDGQRFYKLVIFSLADIMRLCKFVIFSLADIQRFYKVVIFSLADIQRFYKVVIFSLADIQRFYKVVIFSLADIQRLYKVVIFSLADIQRLCKLVIFSLADIQRLCKVVIFSLADIQRLCKVVIFSLADIQRLCKVVIFSLADIQRLCKVVIFSLADIQRLCKVVIFSLADIQRLYKVVIFSLADIQRLYKVVIFSLADIQRFYKVVIFSLADIQRLYKVVIFSLADIQRLCKLVIFSLADIQRLYKVVIFSLGDGQRFYKFVIFSLADVQRFYEFVIISLADVQRLYKVVIFSLGDCQRFYKVVIITLADGQRFYKVVIFSLEDGQRFYKFVILFHEDVQRFDKVVNFIHGDGQRLNKVVIFFLGHGQRFDKVVIFFHEDVQRFYKVVIFIPGNGQRFD
- the LOC126990590 gene encoding uncharacterized protein LOC126990590 isoform X6, which translates into the protein MGGMSSIFNVGDDQLFNKVVIFFHEDVQRFHKVVIFFHEDVQHFDKVVIFFTGEGQRFDKVVIFFLGEGHRFDKVVNFIHGNGQRFYKLVIFSLGDGQRFYKLVIFSLGDVQRFYKLVIFSLGDVQRFYKLVIFSLGDVQRFYKLVIFSLGDVQRFYKLVIFSLADIQRFYKFVIFSLADIQRFYKFVIFSLADIQRFYKLVIFSLADIQRFYKLVIISLADIQRFYKFVIFSLADIQRFYKLVIFSLADIQRFYKFVIISLGDGQRFYKLVIFSLADIMRLCKFVIFSLADIQRFYKVVIFSLADIQRLYKFVIFSLADIQRLYKFVIFSLADIMRLYKVVIFSLADIMRLYKVVIFSLADIQRFYKFVIFSLADIMRLYKFVIFSLADIQRLYKFVIFSLADIMRLYKFVIFSLADIQRLYKVVIFSLADIQRFYKVVIFSLADIQRFYKVVIFSLADIQRLYKVVIFSLADIQRLCKLVIFSLADIQRLCKVVIFSLADIQRLCKVVIFSLADIQRLCKVVIFSLADIQRLCKVVIFSLADIQRLCKVVIFSLADIQRLYKVVIFSLADIQRLYKVVIFSLADIQRFYKVVIFSLADIQRLYKLVIFSLADIQRLYKVVIFSLGDGQRFYKFVIFSLADVQRFYEFVIISLADVQRLYKVVIFSLGDCQRFYKVVIITLADGQRFYKVVIFSLEDGQRFYKFVILFHEDVQRFDKVVNFIHGDGQRLNKVVIFFLGHGQRFDKVVIFFHEDVQRFYKVVIFIPGNGQRFD
- the LOC126990590 gene encoding uncharacterized protein LOC126990590 isoform X13, with the protein product MGGMSSIFNVGDDQLFNKVVIFFHEDVQRFHKVVIFFHEDVQHFDKVVIFFTGEGQRFDKVVIFFLGEGHRFDKVVNFIHGNGQRFYKLVIFSLGDGQRFYKLVIFSLGDVQRFYKLVIFSLGDVQRFYKLVIFSLGDVQRFYKLVIFSLGDVQRFYKLVIFSLADIQRFYKFVIFSLADIQRFYKFVIFSLADIQRFYKLVIFSLADIQRFYKLVIISLADIQRFYKFVIFSLADIQRFYKLVIFSLADIQRFYKFVIISLGDGQRFYKLVIFSLADIMRLCKFVIFSLADIQRFYKVVIFSLADIQRLYKFVIFSLADIQRLYKFVIFSLADIMRLYKVVIFSLADIMRLYKVVIFSLADIQRFYKFVIFSLADIMRLYKFVIFSLADIQRLYKFVIFSLADIMRLYKFVIFSLADIQRLYKVVIFSLADIQRFYKVVIFSLADIQRFYKVVIFSLADIQRLYKVVIFSLADIQRLCKVVIFSLADIQRLCKVVIFSLADIQRLCKVVIFSLADIQRLYKVVIFSLADIQRLYKVVIFSLADIQRFYKVVIFSLADIQRLYKVVIFSLADIQRLCKLVIFSLADIQRLYKVVIFSLGDGQRFYKFVIFSLADVQRFYEFVIISLADVQRLYKVVIFSLGDCQRFYKVVIITLADGQRFYKVVIFSLEDGQRFYKFVILFHEDVQRFDKVVNFIHGDGQRLNKVVIFFLGHGQRFDKVVIFFHEDVQRFYKVVIFIPGNGQRFD
- the LOC126990590 gene encoding uncharacterized protein LOC126990590 isoform X33; its protein translation is MGGMSSIFNVGDDQLFNKVVIFFHEDVQRFHKVVIFFHEDVQHFDKVVIFFTGEGQRFDKVVIFFLGEGHRFDKVVNFIHGNGQRFYKLVIFSLGDGQRFYKLVIFSLGDVQRFYKLVIFSLGDVQRFYKLVIFSLGDVQRFYKLVIFSLGDVQRFYKLVIFSLADIQRFYKFVIFSLADIQRFYKFVIFSLADIQRFYKLVIFSLADIQRFYKLVIISLADIQRFYKFVIFSLADIQRFYKLVIFSLADIQRFYKFVIISLGDGQRFYKLVIFSLADIMRLCKFVIFSLADIQRFYKFVIFSLADIQRLYKVVIFSLADIQRFYKVVIFSLADIQRFYKVVIFSLADIQRLYKVVIFSLADIQRLCKLVIFSLADIQRLCKVVIFSLADIQRLCKVVIFSLADIQRLCKVVIFSLADIQRLCKVVIFSLADIQRLCKVVIFSLADIQRLYKVVIFSLADIQRLYKVVIFSLADIQRFYKVVIFSLADIQRLYKVVIFSLADIQRLCKLVIFSLADIQRLYKVVIFSLGDGQRFYKFVIFSLADVQRFYEFVIISLADVQRLYKVVIFSLGDCQRFYKVVIITLADGQRFYKVVIFSLEDGQRFYKFVILFHEDVQRFDKVVNFIHGDGQRLNKVVIFFLGHGQRFDKVVIFFHEDVQRFYKVVIFIPGNGQRFD
- the LOC126990590 gene encoding uncharacterized protein LOC126990590 isoform X29, which produces MGGMSSIFNVGDDQLFNKVVIFFHEDVQRFHKVVIFFHEDVQHFDKVVIFFTGEGQRFDKVVIFFLGEGHRFDKVVNFIHGNGQRFYKLVIFSLGDGQRFYKLVIFSLGDVQRFYKLVIFSLGDVQRFYKLVIFSLGDVQRFYKLVIFSLGDVQRFYKLVIFSLADIQRFYKFVIFSLADIQRFYKFVIFSLADIQRFYKLVIFSLADIQRFYKLVIISLADIQRFYKFVIFSLADIQRFYKLVIFSLADIQRFYKFVIISLGDGQRFYKLVIFSLADIMRLCKFVIFSLADIQRFYKVVIFSLADIQRLYKFVIFSLADIQRLYKFVIFSLADIMRLYKVVIFSLADIMRLYKVVIFSLADIQRFYKFVIFSLADIMRLYKFVIFSLADIQRLYKFVIFSLADIMRLYKFVIFSLADIQRLYKVVIFSLADIQRFYKVVIFSLADIQRFYKVVIFSLADIQRLYKVVIFSLADIQRLCKLVIFSLADIQRLCKVVIFSLADIQRLCKVVIFSLADIQRLCKVVIFSLADIQRLCKVVIFSLADIQRLCKVVIFSLADIQRLYKVVIFSLADIQRLYKVVIFSLADIQRFYKVVIFSLADIQRLYKLVIFSLADIQRLYKVVIFSLEDGQRFYKFVILFHEDVQRFDKVVNFIHGDGQRLNKVVIFFLGHGQRFDKVVIFFHEDVQRFYKVVIFIPGNGQRFD
- the LOC126990590 gene encoding uncharacterized protein LOC126990590 isoform X39, with amino-acid sequence MGGMSSIFNVGDDQLFNKVVIFFHEDVQRFHKVVIFFHEDVQHFDKVVIFFTGEGQRFDKVVIFFLGEGHRFDKVVNFIHGNGQRFYKLVIFSLGDGQRFYKLVIFSLGDVQRFYKLVIFSLGDVQRFYKLVIFSLGDVQRFYKLVIFSLGDVQRFYKLVIFSLADIQRFYKFVIFSLADIQRFYKFVIFSLADIQRFYKLVIFSLADIQRFYKLVIISLADIQRFYKFVIFSLADIQRFYKLVIFSLADIQRFYKFVIISLGDGQRFYKLVIFSLADIMRLCKFVIFSLADIQRFYKVVIFSLADIQRLYKFVIFSLADIQRLYKFVIFSLADIMRLYKVVIFSLADIMRLYKVVIFSLADIQRFYKFVIFSLADIMRLYKFVIFSLADIQRLYKFVIFSLADIMRLYKFVIFSLADIQRLYKVVIFSLADIQRLYKVVIFSLADIQRLYKVVIFSLADIQRFYKVVIFSLADIQRLYKVVIFSLADIQRLCKLVIFSLADIQRLYKVVIFSLGDGQRFYKFVIFSLADVQRFYEFVIISLADVQRLYKVVIFSLGDCQRFYKVVIITLADGQRFYKVVIFSLEDGQRFYKFVILFHEDVQRFDKVVNFIHGDGQRLNKVVIFFLGHGQRFDKVVIFFHEDVQRFYKVVIFIPGNGQRFD
- the LOC126990590 gene encoding uncharacterized protein LOC126990590 isoform X12; amino-acid sequence: MGGMSSIFNVGDDQLFNKVVIFFHEDVQRFHKVVIFFHEDVQHFDKVVIFFTGEGQRFDKVVIFFLGEGHRFDKVVNFIHGNGQRFYKLVIFSLGDGQRFYKLVIFSLGDVQRFYKLVIFSLGDVQRFYKLVIFSLGDVQRFYKLVIFSLGDVQRFYKLVIFSLADIQRFYKFVIFSLADIQRFYKFVIFSLADIQRFYKLVIFSLADIQRFYKLVIISLADIQRFYKFVIFSLADIQRFYKLVIFSLADIQRFYKFVIISLGDGQRFYKLVIFSLADIMRLCKFVIFSLADIQRFYKVVIFSLADIQRLYKFVIFSLADIQRLYKFVIFSLADIMRLYKVVIFSLADIMRLYKVVIFSLADIQRFYKFVIFSLADIQRLYKVVIFSLADIQRFYKVVIFSLADIQRFYKVVIFSLADIQRLYKVVIFSLADIQRLCKLVIFSLADIQRLCKVVIFSLADIQRLCKVVIFSLADIQRLCKVVIFSLADIQRLCKVVIFSLADIQRLCKVVIFSLADIQRLYKVVIFSLADIQRLYKVVIFSLADIQRFYKVVIFSLADIQRLYKVVIFSLADIQRLCKLVIFSLADIQRLYKVVIFSLGDGQRFYKFVIFSLADVQRFYEFVIISLADVQRLYKVVIFSLGDCQRFYKVVIITLADGQRFYKVVIFSLEDGQRFYKFVILFHEDVQRFDKVVNFIHGDGQRLNKVVIFFLGHGQRFDKVVIFFHEDVQRFYKVVIFIPGNGQRFD
- the LOC126990590 gene encoding uncharacterized protein LOC126990590 isoform X14 → MGGMSSIFNVGDDQLFNKVVIFFHEDVQRFHKVVIFFHEDVQHFDKVVIFFTGEGQRFDKVVIFFLGEGHRFDKVVNFIHGNGQRFYKLVIFSLGDGQRFYKLVIFSLGDVQRFYKLVIFSLGDVQRFYKLVIFSLGDVQRFYKLVIFSLGDVQRFYKLVIFSLADIQRFYKFVIFSLADIQRFYKFVIFSLADIQRFYKLVIFSLADIQRFYKLVIISLADIQRFYKFVIFSLADIQRFYKLVIFSLADIQRFYKFVIISLGDGQRFYKLVIFSLADIMRLCKFVIFSLADIQRFYKVVIFSLADIQRLYKFVIFSLADIQRLYKFVIFSLADIMRLYKVVIFSLADIMRLYKVVIFSLADIQRFYKFVIFSLADIMRLYKFVIFSLADIQRLYKFVIFSLADIMRLYKFVIFSLADIQRLYKVVIFSLADIQRFYKVVIFSLADIQRFYKVVIFSLADIQRLYKVVIFSLADIQRLCKLVIFSLADIQRLCKVVIFSLADIQRLCKVVIFSLADIQRLCKVVIFSLADIQRLCKVVIFSLADIQRLCKVVIFSLADIQRLYKVVIFSLADIQRLYKVVIFSLADIQRFYKVVIFSLGDGQRFYKFVIFSLADVQRFYEFVIISLADVQRLYKVVIFSLGDCQRFYKVVIITLADGQRFYKVVIFSLEDGQRFYKFVILFHEDVQRFDKVVNFIHGDGQRLNKVVIFFLGHGQRFDKVVIFFHEDVQRFYKVVIFIPGNGQRFD